TTATACATTTTTCTGCCTCCCATCTTGATATTTTAGTCTTTATTCAGCGAATAAAAACGGCCTTCCTCTGACTATAGGGAAAACCGTTTTCTCTCCAGCTTACGTTTTTTATTGTGCATATGCTTTTATTGTTTTTCAAACATGTCCTTGCCTACTCCGCAAAGTGGACAAACCCAATCCTCGGGTATATCTTCAAAAGCTGTTCCCGGTGCAATTCCACCATCGGGGTCCCCTTCTTCTGGGTCATAAACATAACTGCATACTGTACAAACGTATTTATCCATAGTTACCCTCCTAATTTAATCCGAGCCGAAAAAGAGATTCTGACTCATTGTATTGTAATTACTACAATATATATTCCCAAATTTTATCTTGCATAACACCTTTTTTTAAAATTTCTTTCAATTTTAAGAGCCTTTTGGTGTTTAGTCGGTTTATACTTCCGGGTATTCGCAGAAGCACTGACTTCTACAGTCTCTGTACTCTGGGAAATCAAACGTTGTATTTCATTATACATATAGCATTTAAGATCTTCCAGTCTAGCTCTGATATCATCCCCGCTACTCATAAAAGCACACCTCTGTCCCCTGCCCTTGATATTCGCCAAGCAGTATTTATGTATTATAATTTTTTAAAAAGATTCTAAGGGCAACTCCTAAGAATCTTCTTAATAACTAATACATTATATGCAATTAATGAGCAAACAGGCACTAAATTCTTCTATTTCTTGATACTATCAATATTCCTCCCAGAATAAGTATAAGCGGTACAAGGTAGGTTCTTAGTACCCAAGAATTTCCAAGAGAGAAAGTAAAGAAAATAAGTGATAACCCTCCCAGAATAAATACGGGAATCAAAAGCCCCTTTTCTCTCGTACCAAAAATGTAAAGTTCAAAGAGTCCTACTGCTACCGCAAGTATAAAGCCCGGCCACATATAGGCCCATAAATTGAACAGCATTGAAATCTGACAAGTGAGACCAGTTACCAGTAAAATGCCTCCCGGCACCAACAGTCCGGCATCCGGGGTTTTTGCAGTAAAATATGAGTAATGAAAAATAATTCCAGGAATTATGAGAAACATAGGCCATAAATTTGAAAAAAGAAAACCTATATCAAAGATATCAAAATAAATCTGAAATATACCGAAATTGCTGAGTAGAAAAAGTACTCCTAATAATATCAGCACCACTCCTACAACCATTGTGCCTCTGTGCCTATTATTCATATAAATCCTCCTTAAAAGTCCTTTAACATATATAAGAATATTAGTCCAGCTCTATTGCTTCTTATATACTATTATAAGTATAAACTTTTAAAAAGTCTGAAAATGAATTAAATAAAATACTTTATGACTATTCTGCTCTTATAATCTCATTCTCTGACAACATATCTTCCCTTGACACCTTCCACATAACATATTTAATCCCGGCTGCCACAATATCAGCTATCTTCATTACTGTGCCAAGTCTGGTATTCTGAAGAATCATAAATTCCATAAAACCACCGGCATTTACAATCCCAGTAACGTGCATATGCCCTATAGGTTCAAGTTCCTTGTTCAATGCAGAACCCGGTCTTATAGAGCCCTTTCCGACAGAAATGAAACCTACATGCTCAGTCCTTCCTAAGGATGCATCAACGGCAATCAGAAAAGGTTTTTCATACCTTTTATATATAGTTCCGATTGTATCCTCGAGGTTCTTTGCATGTACTGGACTTTCCAAGTCGCCGTATACATGTACATTACTGTAATTCATTCCTCTGAGTTTGTAGCCGATAATCGGCCCCAGGCTGTCCCCAGTTGATCTGTCTGTTCCGATACATACAATTACGATGTCCCGGTACCCTTCTGTTTTACAATATGTGAATGTCTGGTACAGAGCATCGGAGAAAGTCAACATTGCAGTTACATTATTAGAGTCAATGTATTTTAAATTTTTAACGTTGCTGCCTGAATTCATACAGCTATCACCATCTAATCCCTTCTATATGATTATTTGTAGTATTGACAAGAATAAGATTAAATAGTACGTTCTAAATAAACTATGTTAAAATATATGTAAATCTAAAAAAAGTATGTTTTAGCCATATACGAAAGGTTGGTAATTATTGTCAAATAAAATTGTTAAAGAATTTGCATCAACGGAATCAAATTTCATAGAAGATATAATAGATGGAATGCAGGATTGGGTCAGAGTCATAGACAGAGACGGCAATATTTTATTTGTCAATAAACCAATGTGCGAGGGTCTTGGCTATAACGCTGTTGGTCGAAAATGCTACGAGGTACTTGGCCGTTCCTCACCTTGTGCTAATTGTATATCCAGCCTGAAAGGTGAAAATATTCCTAATTGCAAGGAAGAAACAATAAACGGCCGCGTTTTTTCAGTAACAAGTTCGCCATTAAAAAGTTTCCAATCAAACAATGTAGAAGCTGTTATTGAAGTACTCCATGATATAACAGAACTAAAGATGTTAAGTCAGGAACTTGAAAAACAGAACGAACAACTTAGAGAAGACCTCTCCATAGCCAGAAAACTGCAATGTAGTCTTCTG
This genomic stretch from Ruminiclostridium cellulolyticum H10 harbors:
- the rd gene encoding rubredoxin, translating into MDKYVCTVCSYVYDPEEGDPDGGIAPGTAFEDIPEDWVCPLCGVGKDMFEKQ
- a CDS encoding LiaF transmembrane domain-containing protein, with translation MNNRHRGTMVVGVVLILLGVLFLLSNFGIFQIYFDIFDIGFLFSNLWPMFLIIPGIIFHYSYFTAKTPDAGLLVPGGILLVTGLTCQISMLFNLWAYMWPGFILAVAVGLFELYIFGTREKGLLIPVFILGGLSLIFFTFSLGNSWVLRTYLVPLILILGGILIVSRNRRI
- the yyaC gene encoding spore protease YyaC, which encodes MNSGSNVKNLKYIDSNNVTAMLTFSDALYQTFTYCKTEGYRDIVIVCIGTDRSTGDSLGPIIGYKLRGMNYSNVHVYGDLESPVHAKNLEDTIGTIYKRYEKPFLIAVDASLGRTEHVGFISVGKGSIRPGSALNKELEPIGHMHVTGIVNAGGFMEFMILQNTRLGTVMKIADIVAAGIKYVMWKVSREDMLSENEIIRAE